The Sander lucioperca isolate FBNREF2018 chromosome 15, SLUC_FBN_1.2, whole genome shotgun sequence genome window below encodes:
- the nkx3.3 gene encoding NK3 homeobox 3 — protein MTLRFSSFTIQDILTGRGVRGKSCTRSTEELYAQKHSICTGHDTRVPDLSHQDVDENRIYRERLPADLRLSVGNVRSDTYNEEATGEETELREDQQPHDVEQDKRQKEEEEGCHHGGETVSWSSDKQQCRPGTKKRSRAAFSHAQVYELERRFNRQRYLSGPERADLAETLKLTETQVKIWFQNRRYKTKRRQMAAELAACSSPKKVAVQVLVRDNQKQYHQANGVHIPMTVPLYHQAYQYLGQVSLPTQGVGSFLYSQ, from the exons ATGACATTACGTTTTTCGTCCTTCACCATCCAAGACATCCTCACCGGACGCGGTGTCCGGGGGAAGTCCTGTACCAGGAGTACAGAGGAGCTCTACGCACAAAAGCACAGCATCTGCACCGGGCATGATACGAGAGTCCCCGATCTGTCTCACCAAGACGTAGATGAGAACCGCATCTACCGGGAGAGACTTCCTGCTGATCTCAGGCTGTCTGTTGGAAATGTCCGATCTGATACCTACAACGAGGAGGCCACAGGAGAGGAGACTGAGCTCAGAGAAG ACCAGCAGCCACACGACGTGGAGCAGGATAAACggcagaaagaggaggaggagggatgtCACCACGGCGGGGAGACGGTCAGCTGGTCGTCCGATAAGCAGCAGTGCAGGCCGGGTACGAAGAAGCGCTCCAGGGCGGCCTTCTCTCATGCACAGGTCTACGAGCTTGAGCGCCGGTTCAACAGGCAGCGCTATCTGTCAGGTCCTGAACGGGCCGATCTGGCAGAAACTCTAAAACTCACAGAGACCCAGGTGAAAATCTGGTTCCAGAACCGGAGATATAAAACCAAACGGCGCCAGATGGCGGCCGAGCTGGCGGCGTGCAGCTCACCAAAGAAAGTAGCGGTACAAGTGCTGGTGAGGGACAATCAAAAGCAGTACCATCAAGCGAATGGAGTACACATCCCGATGACTGTGCCCCTGTACCACCAGGCCTACCAGTACCTGGGACAAGTGTCTCTCCCAACTCAAGGTGTTGGCAGCTTTCTGTACAGTCAATAG